A stretch of the Dioscorea cayenensis subsp. rotundata cultivar TDr96_F1 chromosome 4, TDr96_F1_v2_PseudoChromosome.rev07_lg8_w22 25.fasta, whole genome shotgun sequence genome encodes the following:
- the LOC120258923 gene encoding pectin acetylesterase 8-like isoform X1 codes for MVFAQSCTLIYCIISALISLRSVESYFVGITYVESAVAKGAVCLDGSPPAYHLSPGFGSGVNNWLVQIEGGGWCNNVTTCLARKNTRLGSSKAMVKQLAFSGIFSNKQNANPDFYNWNKVKVRYCDGSSFTGDVERVDPATNLHYRGARVFQAVMDDLLAKGMNKAQNALLSGCSAGGLTSILHCDKFRALVPAGARIRCLSDAGFFINAKDITGAEHIKAFYDDVVTTHGSSKNLPSCSSPLSSPGKCFFPQYVVPQVSTPLFILNAAYDSWQVKNILAPGVADPHGSWHDCKLDIKQCSSVQLTTMQDFRTEFLSALAASAGSSTTGLFINSCYAHCQSETQETWLRSDSPVLGDTTIAKAIGDWYFDRRPFKKIDCPYPCDKTCHNRIFEDHYEA; via the exons ATGGTGTTTGCTCAATCCTGCACATTGATTTATTGTATTATCTCTGCGCTGATATCGCTCAGATCAGTGGAATCCTATTTTGTTGGAATCACTTATGTTGAAAGTGCAGTAGCCAAAGGAGCTG TTTGTTTGGATGGGAGCCCCCCGGCGTATCATCTATCCCCGGGTTTTGGTTCAGGGGTCAATAATTGGTTGGTTCAGATTGAG GGTGGTGGATGGTGCAATAATGTCACTACTTGTCTTGCTCGCAAAAATACCCGCCTGGGCTCGTCCAAGGCAATGGTAAAGCAGCTAGCATTTTCTGGGATTTTTAGCAACAAACAAAATGCCAATCCAG ATTTCTATAATTGGAACAAGGTCAAGGTTCGCTACTGTGATGGTTCATCATTTACAGGAGATGTTGAGAGAGTAGATCCT GCTACAAATCTTCACTACAGAGGAGCCAGGGTATTTCAGGCTGTAATGGATGATCTACTTGCAAAAGGGATGAACAAAGCACAGAAT GCTCTACTATCTGGCTGTTCAGCTGGTGGGTTAACATCCATACTTCATTGTGATAAGTTTCGTGCTCTTGTTCCTGCTGGAGCTCGAATTAGATGTCTTTCAGATGCCGGGTTCTTTATCAATGC GAAGGATATCACTGGAGCCGAACACATCAAAGCTTTCTACGATGATGTGGTGACAACACAT GGATCAAGTAAAAATTTGCCTTCTTGTTCATCGCCATTATCATCCCCTGGAAAG TGTTTTTTTCCTCAGTATGTGGTACCTCAAGTAAGCACCCCGCTGTTCATACTAAATGCAGCTTATGATTCATGGCAG GTAAAGAACATTTTGGCACCAGGTGTTGCTGATCCTCATGGTTCCTGGCATGATTGCAAGCTTGACATTAAGCAGTGTTCCAGTGTCCAACTGACAACCATGCAAG ATTTCAGGACAGAGTTTCTAAGTGCACTAGCTGCATCTGCCGGCTCTTCTACCACGGGTTTGTTCATAAACTCATGTTACGCTCATTGCCAATCGGAGACTCAAGAGACATGGTTAAGATCCGATTCTCCAGTGCTTGGAGATACG ACAATTGCAAAGGCAATTGGAGATTGGTATTTCGATCGGCGTCCCTTCAAGAAAATCGACTGCCCTTACCCTTGTGATAAAACCTGTCACAACCGCATCTTTGAAGATCATTATGAAGCATAG
- the LOC120258923 gene encoding pectin acetylesterase 8-like isoform X2, producing MVFAQSCTLIYCIISALISLRSVESYFVGITYVESAVAKGAVCLDGSPPAYHLSPGFGSGVNNWLVQIEGGGWCNNVTTCLARKNTRLGSSKAMVKQLAFSGIFSNKQNANPDFYNWNKVKVRYCDGSSFTGDVERVDPATNLHYRGARVFQAVMDDLLAKGMNKAQNALLSGCSAGGLTSILHCDKFRALVPAGARIRCLSDAGFFINAKDITGAEHIKAFYDDVVTTHGSSKNLPSCSSPLSSPGKCFFPQYVVPQVSTPLFILNAAYDSWQVKNILAPGVADPHGSWHDCKLDIKQCSSVQLTTMQDFRTEFLSALAASAGSSTTGLFINSCYAHCQSETQETWLRSDSPVLGDTTIAKAIGDWYFDRRPFKKIDCPYPCDKTCHNRIFEDHYEA from the exons ATGGTGTTTGCTCAATCCTGCACATTGATTTATTGTATTATCTCTGCGCTGATATCGCTCAGATCAGTGGAATCCTAT TTTGTTGGAATCACTTATGTTGAAAGTGCAGTAGCCAAAGGAGCTG TTTGTTTGGATGGGAGCCCCCCGGCGTATCATCTATCCCCGGGTTTTGGTTCAGGGGTCAATAATTGGTTGGTTCAGATTGAG GGTGGTGGATGGTGCAATAATGTCACTACTTGTCTTGCTCGCAAAAATACCCGCCTGGGCTCGTCCAAGGCAATGGTAAAGCAGCTAGCATTTTCTGGGATTTTTAGCAACAAACAAAATGCCAATCCAG ATTTCTATAATTGGAACAAGGTCAAGGTTCGCTACTGTGATGGTTCATCATTTACAGGAGATGTTGAGAGAGTAGATCCT GCTACAAATCTTCACTACAGAGGAGCCAGGGTATTTCAGGCTGTAATGGATGATCTACTTGCAAAAGGGATGAACAAAGCACAGAAT GCTCTACTATCTGGCTGTTCAGCTGGTGGGTTAACATCCATACTTCATTGTGATAAGTTTCGTGCTCTTGTTCCTGCTGGAGCTCGAATTAGATGTCTTTCAGATGCCGGGTTCTTTATCAATGC GAAGGATATCACTGGAGCCGAACACATCAAAGCTTTCTACGATGATGTGGTGACAACACAT GGATCAAGTAAAAATTTGCCTTCTTGTTCATCGCCATTATCATCCCCTGGAAAG TGTTTTTTTCCTCAGTATGTGGTACCTCAAGTAAGCACCCCGCTGTTCATACTAAATGCAGCTTATGATTCATGGCAG GTAAAGAACATTTTGGCACCAGGTGTTGCTGATCCTCATGGTTCCTGGCATGATTGCAAGCTTGACATTAAGCAGTGTTCCAGTGTCCAACTGACAACCATGCAAG ATTTCAGGACAGAGTTTCTAAGTGCACTAGCTGCATCTGCCGGCTCTTCTACCACGGGTTTGTTCATAAACTCATGTTACGCTCATTGCCAATCGGAGACTCAAGAGACATGGTTAAGATCCGATTCTCCAGTGCTTGGAGATACG ACAATTGCAAAGGCAATTGGAGATTGGTATTTCGATCGGCGTCCCTTCAAGAAAATCGACTGCCCTTACCCTTGTGATAAAACCTGTCACAACCGCATCTTTGAAGATCATTATGAAGCATAG
- the LOC120259330 gene encoding cleavage and polyadenylation specificity factor subunit 3-I — protein MASAVTGGGGGTAQKRRESTVTREGDQLVITPLGAGNEVGRSCVHMTYRGKTILFDCGIHPAYSGMAALPYFDEIDPSTVDVLLITHFHLDHAASLPYFLEKTTFRGRVFMTHATKAIYKLLLSDYVKVSKVSVEDMLYDEQDILRSMDRIEVIDFHQTLEVNGIRFWCYTAGHVLGAAMFMVDIAGVRVLYTGDYSREEDRHLRAAEIPQFSPDICIIESTYGVQLHQPRLVREKRFTDVIHKTIAEGGRVLIPAFALGRAQELLLILDEYWARNPELHNIPIYYASPLAKRCMAVYQTYINSMNERIRNQFANSNPFDFKHISPLKSIENFDDVGPSVVMASPSGLQSGLSRQLFDKWCADKRNACVIPGYVVEGTLAKTIITEPKEVTLMNGLTAPLNMQVHYISFSAHADFAQTSTFLKELMPPNIILVHGEANEMGRLKQKLITQFSDKNTKIITPKNCQSVEMYFSSEKMAKTIGRLAEKTPDVGETVSGLLVKKGFTYQIMAPEDLHIFSQLSTANIIQRVSIPYSGAFGVIKHRLKQIYESVEPPPEEPDVPTVIVHKLVTVRQESENHVSLQWSSDPVSDMVSDSVVALILNISREGPKVMPVAEANKTEEENEKTVQKVVYSLLVSLFGNVKAGEAGRLIVTVDGDTAKVDWKNGEVECENESLKDRIQMACRRILSAARPIPLSA, from the exons ATGGCGTCGGCGGTGACTGGCGGCGGCGGAGGAACAGCCCAGAAGAGGCGGGAGTCGACGGTGACGCGGGAAGGGGACCAGCTCGTCATCACGCCGCTGGGCGCCGGCAACGAGGTCGGGCGCTCCTGCGTGCATATGACCTATAGGGGAAAAACCATACTG TTTGATTGCGGGATTCATCCGGCTTACTCGGGCATGGCTGCATTGCCATACTTCGATGAGATCGATCCTTCCACTGTTGATGTGCTACTCATCACTCA CTTTCACCTTGATCATGCTGCGTCACTTCCTTACTTTTTGGAGAAG ACTACTTTTAGAGGTCGGGTCTTTATGACCCATGCAACAAAGGCTATATACAAGCTGCTTTTGTCTGATTATGTAAAAGTGAGCAAAGTTTCTGTAGAGGATATGCTGTATGATGAGCAGGATATTCTCCGTTCCATGGACAGAATTGAG GTTATTGATTTCCATCAAACACTTGAAGTGAATGGTATCCGCTTCTGGTGCTACACAGCTGGTCATGTTCTTGGTGCTGCTATGTTTATGGTTGACATTGCTGGTGTCAGGGTCCTATACACTGGTGATTACTCCCGGGAGGAAGATCGTCACCTGCGGGCTGCTGAAATCCCACAATTCTCTCCTGACATATGTATCATCGAGTCCACTTATGGTGTCCAGCTTCATCAGCCTCGTCTTGTCCGAGAGAAACGTTTCACAGATGTCATTCACAAAACCATCGCAGAAGGTGGCCGGGTGCTCATCCCTGCCTTTGCTCTTGGTAGGGCTCAGGAGCTCCTTCTCATTCTGGATGAATACTGGGCCAGGAACCCCGAACTTCACAACATTCCTATCTATTATGCTTCACCACTTGCCAAGAGGTGCATGGCTGTGTACCAGACCTACATTAATTCGATGAATGAGAGAATCCGCAATCAGTTTGCAAACTCAAACCCCTTTGATTTCAAGCACATCTCTCCATTGAAGagcattgaaaattttgatgatgttgGCCCATCTGTGGTGATGGCAAGTCCAAGTGGTCTCCAGAGTGGTCTCTCAAGGCAGTTGTTTGACAAATGGTGTGCAGACAAGAGAAATGCATGTGTTATTCCTGGTTACGTTGTGGAAGGAACATTGGCCAAGACCATTATCACTGAGCCTAAAGAAGTTACTCTTATGAATGGGCTTACAGCTCCTCTCAACATGCAGGTACATTATATATCCTTTTCAGCTCACGCAGATTTTGCACAGACAAGCACATTCCTGAAGGAGCTCATGCCCCCCAACATAATCCTTGTCCATGGGGAAGCGAATGAGATGGGAAGGCTCAAACAGAAGCTTATAACACAGTTTTCTGATAAGAACACGAAGATCATCACTCCAAAGAACTGCCAATCGGTAGAAATGTATTTCAGCTCAGAGAAGATGGCAAAGACGATCGGAAGACTAGCTGAGAAGACTCCGGATGTTGGAGAAACTGTGAGCGGTTTACTTGTAAAGAAAGGCTTCACATATCAAATAATGGCACCAGAAGACTTGCATATATTTTCACAGCTATCTACTGCAAACATCATACAGAGGGTGTCCATCCCCTATTCAGGTGCCTTTGGTGTTATTAAGCACAGACTCAAGCAAATATATGAAAGCGTTGAGCCCCCACCGGAAGAGCCTGATGTTCCCACTGTTATTGTTCACAAACTAGTAACCGTAAGGCAAGAATCAGAAAACCATGTCTCATTGCAATGGTCATCGGACCCGGTAAGTGACATGGTTTCTGATTCTGTTGTTGCCTTAATCTTGAACATCAGTAGAGAGGGCCCAAAGGTCATGCCAGTGGCTGAAGCCAACAAAACTGAGGAGGAGAATGAGAAGACGGTTCAGAAAGTGGTATATTCTCTGCTGGTCTCTCTGTTTGGCAATGTTAAAGCAGGAGAAGCAGGGAGACTGATCGTCACCGTTGATGGAGACACAGCTAAAGTAGACTGGAAAAATGGTGAGGTAGAATGCGAAAACGAAAGCCTGAAAGATAGGATACAGATGGCTTGCCGCCGCATTCTAAGTGCCGCAAGGCCAATCCCTCTTTCTGCATAA
- the LOC120259332 gene encoding uncharacterized protein LOC120259332 has translation MATSDIKGFYKQRKKSGVGKAAAAASSKKRSGKSRAGVSLGAGDPAQTPALVAHGSFDLHDEYDEMEVKLRQFDMDMKYGPCLGLTRLERWNRAESMELHPPLELGSILKAQAGGGGGGAAATTLVECLWEGRV, from the exons ATGGCGACGAGCGATATCAAGGGTTTCTACAAGCAAAGGAAGAAGAGTGGCGTCGGAAAAGCCGCTGCCGCCGCTTCATCGAAGAAGAGATCCGGGAAATCACGCGCTGGCGTTTCTTTGGGAGCCGGTGATCCGGCGCAGACTCCGGCTCTCGTTGCCCATGGCTCCTTCGATCTCCACG ATGAGTATGATGAGATGGAGGTGAAGCTGAGGCAGTTCGACATGGATATGAAGTATGGACCGTGCCTAGGGCTTACTCGGCTGGAGCGCTGGAACAGGGCGGAGTCCATGGAGCTCCATCCGCCATTAGAATTGGGATCAATACTTAAAGCACAagcaggaggaggaggaggaggagcagcaGCAACGACACTGGTGGAGTGTCTTTGGGAGGGGCGTGTTTAG
- the LOC120259331 gene encoding RNA polymerase sigma factor sigA-like → MMATAIVAGLSMGASSKNSTVAKMSSNLHSGIPVNKRLPAPKALAQHEDTSLSLTTKANCFSNYDHVEESDPDLSSWHDLIVFQKSMLEKQWKLSFNQTAITAAPEENSKKRVIIGSGVSARQRRRSTRSSLNQNDQMIRSNKRKQIHSIISPELLQTHLNGYVKGKVSEDLLPHDEVAQLSKKIKLGLMLEKHKARLKKRLGFEPSDNELASSLRISPTKLRLMLLECSLARERLAMKNIRLVMSIAQKYNNVGPDMADLVQGGLIGLLRGIEKFDPSKGFKISTYVYWWIRQGVLKVLFLNSKTVRLPRYLCERLISIRNAKVKLERQGITPSVDSLADYLNMSERKVENATQADRMMISLEKEAFPSLNGRPGKTLHSYVADNNLENNPWQGFEDEYLKDEVNRLLRTTLSKREQDIVRLYHGVGRDSHTWEDIGKHYGLSRERVRQVGLVAFQKLKLAAKKQRMEALLVKH, encoded by the exons ATGATGGCTACAGCCATAGTTGCCGGACTAAGCATGG GTGCTTCGTCAAAGAACAGCACAGTGGCAAAAATGTCTTCAAACTTACACTCGGGCATCCCTGTAAACAAACGGCTTCCAGCTCCCAAGGCTCTTGCACAGCATGAGGATACCTCTTTGAGTCtcacaacaaaagcaaattGTTTTTCAAATTATGATCATGTAGAGGAAAGCGATCCTGATCTTTCATCTTGGCACGACCTCATTGTGTTCCAAAAGTCCATGTTGGAAAAACAATGGAagctatctttcaatcaaacagCAATCACTGCAGCTCCTGAAGAAAACAGCAAGAAGAGAGTGATTATTGGATCAGGGGTTTCTGCCCGGCAAAGGAGACGAAGCACTAGAAgttctttgaatcaaaatgatcaAATGATCCGTTCAAATAAGAGGAAGCAGATTCATTCCATCATCAGTCCTGAATTGCTGCAGACTCATTTAAATGGCTATGTCAAGGGTAAAGTTAGTGAAGACTTGCTCCCTCATGATGAAGTTGCACAACtatcaaagaaaatcaaacttGGTCTTATGTTAGAGAAGCACAAAGCGAG ATTAAAGAAGAGGTTGGGATTTGAACCCTCTGATAATGAACTGGCTTCTTCCTTGAGGATCTCACCAACTAAATTACGTTTGATGCTGCTTGAATGTTCTCTGGCAAGAGAGAGGCTTGCAATGAAAAATATTCGTCTAGTCATGTCTATTGCCCAAAAGTACAACAATGTTGGTCCTGATATGGCTGACCTTGTCCAG GGTGGCTTGATTGGATTACTTCGTGGTATTGAGAAATTTGATCCTTCCAAGGGTTTTAAAATTTCAACTTATGTATATTGGTGGATACGGCAG GGTGTCTTAAAAGTGCTGTTTCTAAATTCAAAAACCGTGAGACTGCCAAGATATTTGTGTGAGCGGTTAATCTCAATACGAAATGCAAAGGTTAAGTTGGAACGCCAAGGAATCACACCATCAGTTGAT AGCCTAGCAGACTATCTTAATATGTCTGAAAGAAAAGTGGAAAATGCTACTCAG GCAGACCGTATGATGATTTCCCTTGAGAAGGAAGCTTTTCCCTCACTGAATGGTCGCCCTGGAAAGACTCTTCATAGT TATGTTGCAGATAACAACCTTGAGAACAATCCCTGGCAAGGATTTGAAGACGAATATCTAAAG GATGAAGTTAACAGGCTTCTGCGCACAACTCTCAGCAAACGGGAGCAAGACATTGTAAGGCTTTATCACGGAGTGGGTAGAGATTCTCATACATGGGAAGACATCGGCAAGCA CTACGGTTTATCGAGGGAACGAGTGAGGCAAGTAGGGCTTGTTGCATTTCAGAAACTTAAACTAGCAGCAAAAAAACAGCGGATGGAGGCACTGCTGGTGAAACATTGA
- the LOC120258502 gene encoding transcription initiation factor TFIID subunit 8-like — translation MNDGGRESGRDNQNNSSKRSGSASSSGSGDAFGRSIAKIAVSQVCESSGFHGSRHSALDALADVLIRYIRDLGSAAHLYANLSGRTTCNVFDIIQGLEDLDLSRGFPGASDIHRCAVGSGVVREITQFASTSDENPFARPVPSFPISRQPKSVPSFAQAGETSIGKHIPDWLPSFPAQHTYIQTPVWRETTHEPNAEKIEEVRQRRKAESSLLSLQQRLASSAGAMPAPAFDRDVGKGKQVISGNPFLAPPLPFGEKQVSEVVVPDEAAEKKGLSILETFAPAIEAAKQGTFHSGVCGNKILPSKRPVVHFEFGVEKKSRAEQLGSGSSGDKTNFPLLRDDEKDDKKRRAEIILKEALEKPDGLTQL, via the coding sequence ATGAACGATGGAGGTAGGGAGAGTGGAAGGGACAACCAGAACAACAGCTCTAAGAGAAGTGGCTCAGCTTCGTCTTCTGGAAGTGGGGATGCCTTTGGCCGTTCCATTGCCAAGATCGCCGTTTCCCAAGTGTGCGAGTCCTCAGGCTTCCATGGGTCTCGTCACTCAGCGCTCGATGCCCTTGCAGATGTTCTTATTCGGTATATCCGTGATCTAGGCAGTGCCGCACATTTATATGCTAATTTGTCTGGAAGGACGACTTGTAACGTTTTTGACATCATTCAAGGGTTGGAGGATCTTGATTTGTCTCGCGGGTTCCCAGGTGCTTCTGATATTCATCGTTGTGCAGTTGGATCCGGTGTTGTAAGAGAGATAACACAGTTTGCGAGCACAAGTGATGAGAACCCATTTGCTCGCCCTGTCCCCAGTTTCCCGATTAGCCGGCAGCCTAAGTCAGTGCCTAGTTTTGCTCAAGCTGGAGAGACTTCAATAGGGAAGCATATTCCTGATTGGCTTCCATCATTCCCGGCCCAGCACACATATATACAGACACCTGTTTGGAGAGAGACAACCCATGAACCTAACGCTGAGAAGATTGAGGAGGTGAGACAAAGGAGAAAGGCGGAAAGTTCTTTGCTGAGTTTGCAGCAGCGGCTCGCTTCCAGTGCGGGTGCTATGCCTGCACCTGCATTTGATCGTGATGTTGGAAAGGGAAAACAAGTTATTAGTGGCAACCCTTTCTTGGCTCCACCTCTACCATTCGGAGAGAAACAGGTCTCTGAGGTTGTTGTCCCCGATGAGGCGGCTGAAAAGAAGGGTTTGTCCATTCTTGAGACTTTTGCACCAGCCATTGAGGCGGCAAAACAAGGGACCTTCCACAGTGGGGTTTGTGGAAACAAGATTCTTCCCAGCAAAAGGCCTGTGGTGCATTTTGAATTTGGAGTGGAAAAGAAATCTAGGGCCGAACAATTGGGTTCGGGATCTTCAGGTGATAAAACTAATTTTCCTTTATTGAGGGATGATGAGAAGGATGATAAGAAGCGGAGGGCAGAGATAATTCTTAAAGAAGCTTTGGAGAAACCAGATGGGCTTACTCAGCTGTAA